From a single Clostridiaceae bacterium genomic region:
- a CDS encoding D-tyrosyl-tRNA(Tyr) deacylase translates to MRAVVQRVREARVSVDNKIIGEIGKGLVVLLGVGTNDTEKDLTYLADKILNLRVFEDENGKMNISLMDVGGELLIVSQFTLYGDCRRGNRPSYTNAAPPAEAEDFYNRFVDYCKQRGVKVETGKFQAEMLVEIHNDGPVTILIDSKKEF, encoded by the coding sequence ATGCGGGCAGTAGTACAAAGAGTACGTGAGGCCAGAGTATCAGTGGACAATAAAATAATAGGCGAAATTGGAAAAGGTCTTGTAGTACTTTTAGGTGTTGGGACCAATGATACAGAAAAAGATTTAACCTATCTGGCCGATAAAATTTTAAATTTGAGAGTATTTGAAGACGAAAACGGGAAAATGAATATCTCATTAATGGATGTAGGTGGAGAATTGCTAATTGTCTCACAGTTTACACTTTATGGAGACTGCAGAAGAGGCAACAGGCCAAGTTATACTAATGCTGCTCCCCCGGCGGAAGCAGAGGACTTTTACAATAGATTTGTTGACTATTGCAAGCAACGTGGAGTTAAGGTAGAAACAGGAAAATTCCAGGCTGAAATGCTTGTTGAAATACATAATGACGGTCCTGTTACAATATTGATAGATAGTAAAAAAGAATTTTGA
- a CDS encoding bifunctional (p)ppGpp synthetase/guanosine-3',5'-bis(diphosphate) 3'-pyrophosphohydrolase, with the protein MQDSLVVQKDYEKLLKAINEYNPGCKSELLEKAYLVSRRAHDGQMRVSGEPYITHPVEVACILAELGMDCATIVAGLLHDTIEDTTFTFEQLSEIFGEEIASLVDGVTKLGKIPYSTKEEQQAENLRKMFMAMAKDIRVIMIKLADRLHNMRTLKYLSTDRQQAKAKETLEIYAPLAHRLGISKIKWELEDLCLRYLDPKGYYELVNSIAQKRKEREAYITQITESLKTKIDNIGIKAHIEGRPKHFYSIYKKMKNQNRTLDQIYDLFAVRIIVDTVKDCYAVLGLVHEHYRPFPGRFKDYIAVPKPNMYQSLHTTVIGHEGVPFEVQIRTWEMHRVAEVGIAAHWKYKEGNTNTSDFEIKLTWLRQLLEWQKEMRDAKEFVETLKVDLFSGEVFVFTPKGDVINLPAGSTPIDFAYAIHSAIGNKMMGAKVNGKLVPLEYKLQNGDMVEILTSASIHGPSRDWLKIVKSTQARNKINAWFKKEKREENIARGKELVEKELKKEGLPYSKLFKPEWVDIILKKYSFNTLDDLYAAIGYGAITSHRVVSRLKEEYRKTLKPEELVDQELERAVQTRSVRSKKSPRENGIVVKGLHNCLVRLSRCCNPVPGDDIIGYITRGRGVSVHRRDCVNVLNNINEQDRLIEVSWYTAGDVAYNAEINVLAYDRPALLMDITNVLGDSKIPLKAMNARTTKDNIAIMNLTLEITDTEQLEKIIKSIRKVHGVFEVERSKHQVR; encoded by the coding sequence ATGCAGGATAGCTTGGTTGTGCAGAAAGATTATGAAAAACTGTTGAAAGCAATAAATGAATATAATCCAGGTTGCAAGTCAGAACTGCTTGAAAAAGCATACCTGGTTTCAAGAAGAGCTCACGATGGCCAAATGAGGGTGTCTGGTGAACCGTACATCACACACCCTGTTGAAGTTGCCTGCATTTTGGCTGAACTGGGTATGGACTGCGCTACCATAGTTGCAGGGCTACTGCATGATACCATAGAAGATACGACCTTTACCTTTGAACAACTGAGCGAAATATTTGGAGAAGAAATAGCCTCGCTTGTTGACGGAGTAACAAAACTGGGGAAAATACCATATTCAACAAAAGAAGAACAACAGGCTGAAAACTTAAGAAAAATGTTTATGGCCATGGCAAAAGATATCAGGGTTATAATGATTAAACTGGCCGACAGGCTGCACAATATGCGCACTCTCAAATATCTGAGCACCGACCGTCAACAGGCTAAAGCCAAGGAAACCTTGGAAATATATGCACCTCTTGCTCACAGGCTGGGTATATCAAAAATCAAATGGGAACTGGAAGATCTGTGTCTTAGATATCTTGATCCAAAAGGTTATTATGAACTGGTTAACAGTATTGCTCAAAAACGCAAAGAGAGGGAAGCATATATTACCCAGATAACAGAATCTCTGAAAACTAAAATTGACAATATAGGCATCAAGGCTCACATTGAGGGCAGGCCAAAGCATTTTTACAGTATTTATAAGAAAATGAAGAACCAAAACCGCACTCTTGATCAGATATATGACCTTTTTGCGGTGAGGATAATTGTGGATACCGTGAAGGACTGCTATGCGGTACTTGGACTGGTGCATGAGCATTACAGGCCTTTCCCGGGCAGATTTAAAGATTATATTGCTGTCCCCAAGCCGAATATGTATCAATCATTGCATACTACGGTAATAGGCCATGAGGGAGTACCTTTTGAAGTACAGATCAGAACCTGGGAAATGCATAGAGTGGCAGAAGTAGGAATTGCGGCCCACTGGAAATATAAAGAAGGCAATACCAACACAAGTGATTTTGAAATTAAGCTTACATGGCTGAGGCAGCTACTTGAATGGCAGAAGGAAATGCGGGATGCCAAGGAGTTTGTAGAAACACTGAAAGTTGACCTGTTTTCAGGTGAGGTTTTTGTTTTTACACCTAAGGGTGATGTAATAAACTTACCTGCAGGATCTACACCCATTGATTTTGCCTATGCCATTCACAGTGCCATTGGAAACAAGATGATGGGAGCCAAAGTCAACGGGAAGCTGGTTCCTCTTGAGTACAAATTGCAGAACGGCGATATGGTGGAGATTCTCACATCAGCAAGCATACATGGCCCCAGCAGGGACTGGCTCAAAATAGTAAAGAGTACTCAGGCCAGAAATAAGATAAACGCATGGTTTAAAAAAGAAAAAAGGGAAGAGAATATTGCAAGAGGCAAAGAGCTTGTGGAGAAAGAATTAAAGAAAGAAGGATTGCCTTACAGCAAGCTGTTTAAGCCTGAGTGGGTTGATATAATCCTTAAAAAATATTCTTTTAATACATTAGATGACCTGTATGCCGCAATAGGGTATGGTGCTATAACGTCACACCGGGTGGTATCCAGGCTGAAAGAAGAATACAGGAAAACACTCAAACCTGAAGAACTTGTGGACCAGGAACTTGAACGAGCAGTGCAGACCAGGAGTGTACGCAGTAAAAAGAGTCCCAGGGAAAATGGAATAGTAGTGAAGGGACTCCACAATTGCCTTGTCAGATTATCCCGCTGCTGCAATCCTGTTCCTGGGGACGATATTATTGGGTATATTACCCGGGGAAGAGGAGTTTCGGTTCACAGGAGAGATTGTGTTAATGTGCTGAATAATATTAACGAACAGGACAGGTTAATTGAAGTAAGCTGGTATACTGCGGGAGATGTAGCCTATAATGCTGAAATTAATGTTCTTGCCTATGACAGGCCGGCACTGCTTATGGATATTACCAATGTCCTGGGTGATTCTAAAATACCCCTTAAGGCAATGAATGCCAGGACTACAAAAGATAATATAGCAATCATGAACCTGACACTGGAAATAACAGATACAGAACAACTGGAAAAAATCATAAAGAGTATAAGAAAGGTACATGGAGTTTTTGAAGTTGAAAGAAGCAAGCACCAGGTAAGATAG
- a CDS encoding adenine phosphoribosyltransferase has protein sequence MDLKSKLRHVLNFPKEGVDFIDITTVLQDAESLKECIDGLISAAESFGDFDIIVGPESRGFIFGATLAYSMNKGFVPIRKKGKLPYKTKSIEYELEYGTDVLEIHEDAIKPGQKVVIVDDLLATGGTIESNIKLVEMLGGEVIGLVFFIELTFLKGRERLKNYNVKSIVQF, from the coding sequence ATGGATCTAAAGTCAAAATTAAGACATGTTTTAAATTTCCCGAAAGAGGGAGTGGATTTTATCGACATAACAACGGTCCTTCAGGATGCAGAGTCTCTTAAGGAATGTATTGACGGTTTGATAAGTGCAGCCGAGAGCTTTGGAGATTTTGACATCATAGTAGGTCCGGAATCCAGAGGATTTATCTTTGGGGCAACACTGGCTTATTCAATGAACAAAGGCTTTGTGCCAATAAGAAAAAAGGGAAAACTTCCATATAAAACAAAGAGTATAGAGTACGAACTTGAGTATGGGACAGATGTTCTGGAGATACATGAAGATGCTATAAAACCGGGCCAGAAAGTGGTTATTGTTGATGACCTCCTTGCCACCGGCGGTACGATAGAATCAAATATTAAGCTGGTAGAAATGCTGGGTGGAGAAGTAATAGGGCTGGTATTTTTCATAGAGCTTACTTTCTTAAAAGGCAGAGAAAGGCTCAAGAATTATAATGTAAAATCCATTGTACAGTTTTAG